The following coding sequences lie in one Pontibacter sp. G13 genomic window:
- a CDS encoding CsgG/HfaB family protein, which produces MKAFINLVGCLVVFGVFPKLGNCQVLPTAAFVPFTFSESVSSTQSREVYGIVKSLIQQSGRFQIVEHEKLDAIQHEMDLQRDAMFLNGLMIEQSAGLGAEYLILGHVIDVKSGVNHASMELAIVDVATTEVLVVEKFSANGRQSLDRGKLFSNETTAMASEVSDVAPLIQLGVELIKKRSIQRNIKDFLNEHFPIQLMITDVEISDDEVQYLELYGRKVYPFRRGENFSVVETILRTNEDGSVGKKEIEVAKIKVTQVNGDYALCKVIRGKEDLFAKHELDNLTVQYQ; this is translated from the coding sequence ATGAAAGCTTTTATCAATCTTGTCGGCTGTCTGGTGGTATTCGGAGTTTTCCCCAAACTCGGGAATTGTCAGGTTCTACCTACAGCGGCCTTTGTGCCTTTTACCTTTTCAGAGAGTGTTTCCTCTACTCAGTCACGCGAAGTCTATGGAATCGTCAAATCTCTCATTCAACAGTCTGGAAGGTTCCAAATAGTCGAACATGAAAAATTGGATGCCATCCAACATGAAATGGACTTGCAACGTGACGCCATGTTCCTAAATGGTCTCATGATCGAGCAATCTGCTGGACTTGGTGCCGAGTATCTGATCTTGGGACATGTGATCGATGTCAAAAGTGGGGTGAATCACGCCTCGATGGAATTGGCGATTGTCGATGTCGCTACAACGGAGGTCCTAGTGGTTGAAAAGTTCTCGGCCAATGGACGTCAATCCTTGGATCGAGGTAAGTTGTTTTCAAATGAAACTACTGCCATGGCATCCGAAGTGTCTGATGTTGCACCACTTATTCAGCTTGGGGTAGAACTGATCAAAAAGAGAAGCATCCAACGGAATATCAAGGATTTTTTGAATGAGCACTTTCCGATTCAATTGATGATTACGGATGTCGAAATCTCTGATGATGAAGTGCAGTACCTCGAATTGTATGGGCGCAAAGTATATCCATTTCGCAGAGGAGAGAATTTCAGCGTGGTGGAGACGATCCTTCGAACTAATGAAGATGGATCGGTCGGGAAAAAGGAAATCGAAGTAGCGAAAATTAAAGTCACTCAGGTGAATGGAGACTATGCACTTTGCAAGGTTATCCGCGGAAAGGAAGATCTGTTTGCAAAACATGAATTAGATAATCTCACTGTTCAATATCAATAG
- a CDS encoding NAD(P)/FAD-dependent oxidoreductase, giving the protein MAIQRQPSQEVQEKPSILRPTDRLDVVIIGGGPAGLSAAISLLQRSSLSIAIIDSQRLEFPRIGESLPPDTILLLRKLGVADAFYRAGHQTCPGYSSVWGSDDVGHNDFIVNPMGPAWCMDRMKFDAMLVEEAQRLGAQIHWETRFLSAAKSSEGYSIRLRQAETHQESTLQARFVIDASGAKARFAHALGIEKEIHDQLFALIRLSRLDGGKPTRRVQIEAVPQGWWYHTALPNDRVITMFVTQREQLQTLRADDFAEFEQRLERTSFIHPQIRTWSLSEYLIRPIYSGILPAVEGKDWVAIGDAASSYDPVVSHGIYKGMSDGIHIAPKVIASLVGGDHSAETAYSSFVRKRYHQYLQNRAFLYARERRFPNQPFWQNRLIGLERIAVQLGT; this is encoded by the coding sequence ATGGCCATTCAACGCCAACCCTCCCAAGAAGTCCAAGAAAAGCCGTCCATTTTGAGACCTACCGATCGATTAGATGTTGTGATTATTGGAGGTGGCCCCGCTGGTTTGAGCGCGGCCATCTCCCTGCTTCAGCGCAGTTCGCTGTCGATCGCTATCATCGACAGCCAGCGTTTGGAGTTCCCCCGAATCGGGGAGAGTCTTCCGCCCGATACCATCCTGTTGCTGAGGAAGCTAGGGGTTGCAGACGCATTTTACCGAGCGGGCCATCAGACCTGTCCGGGCTATTCTTCGGTTTGGGGAAGTGATGATGTCGGGCACAATGATTTTATCGTCAATCCCATGGGCCCTGCGTGGTGCATGGATCGCATGAAATTCGATGCGATGCTCGTGGAGGAAGCTCAAAGGCTGGGTGCGCAAATCCATTGGGAGACCCGATTTCTGTCGGCAGCCAAATCCTCAGAAGGCTATTCTATTCGCTTGAGGCAGGCCGAAACCCATCAGGAATCTACCCTTCAAGCTCGGTTTGTGATCGATGCCTCCGGAGCCAAGGCGCGATTTGCCCATGCGCTCGGGATTGAGAAGGAGATTCACGACCAGCTTTTTGCGCTGATTCGGCTTTCTCGCCTCGATGGTGGAAAACCCACTCGCCGCGTTCAGATCGAAGCCGTTCCCCAAGGTTGGTGGTATCATACTGCGCTACCGAATGATCGCGTCATTACCATGTTTGTGACTCAGCGGGAGCAGCTCCAGACATTGCGGGCAGATGATTTTGCGGAATTTGAACAAAGGTTGGAGCGCACCTCCTTCATCCACCCGCAGATACGGACCTGGTCTCTGTCGGAATATCTGATTCGTCCCATCTATTCGGGGATACTTCCGGCGGTGGAAGGCAAGGATTGGGTAGCCATCGGGGATGCCGCCAGTAGCTATGATCCGGTGGTTTCGCATGGCATTTACAAAGGCATGAGTGATGGAATCCACATAGCTCCCAAAGTCATTGCTTCTTTGGTGGGAGGTGACCATTCCGCAGAAACTGCCTATTCCTCATTCGTCCGAAAACGCTATCATCAATACCTTCAGAATCGGGCATTTCTCTACGCGCGAGAACGCCGATTTCCCAATCAGCCCTTCTGGCAAAACCGTCTCATCGGACTGGAAAGGATTGCCGTCCAGTTGGGGACATGA
- a CDS encoding ABC transporter permease, whose protein sequence is MNVFQFLKEGTQMANHAIGNNRVRSVLTMVVVAIGIFLITGILTLFYSLRISLTQNLASLGNTTLFVHHWPWAEEREDWYNLVNRPLASYRDFRKLKDNLDLVEGVAYQNTIMNQTARAEGRSVSGIPLVGVTQDISVISDLALAEGRFFSEIEHHLASPFCVVGFNISDGLFPRGDAMGKYIRIRGKKFKIVGILERKGAGFMGMPSEDDQIFIPYTTASRAYNLTPRSVEKVIMIKASDYEDLEYVESEIRGIVRASRGLKPRMEDNFSINKQEAVMNSITSFFSIFDRAGWVISIFSLLIGVFSIANIMYMSVRERTNEIGIQMALGSTRMFILFQFITESILICIIGGLLGVGLVMLIGYAIEGISAFFGASMSVHFSQEIFIMGIALSFVTGFIAGILPAYSASRLDPVNAIRLS, encoded by the coding sequence ATGAATGTCTTCCAGTTTTTGAAGGAGGGGACCCAGATGGCCAATCACGCCATCGGCAACAATCGGGTCAGGTCGGTATTGACGATGGTGGTAGTCGCCATTGGGATCTTCCTGATCACGGGGATCTTGACCCTATTTTATTCCCTTCGGATATCTCTCACACAGAATCTGGCATCTCTGGGCAATACGACCCTGTTTGTGCATCATTGGCCCTGGGCCGAGGAGCGTGAAGATTGGTACAACCTCGTGAATAGGCCTTTGGCAAGCTATCGGGATTTCCGGAAACTCAAGGACAATTTGGACCTCGTGGAAGGAGTGGCTTACCAAAACACCATCATGAATCAGACTGCGCGAGCCGAGGGACGAAGTGTCAGCGGCATCCCATTGGTGGGTGTCACGCAGGACATTTCAGTCATTTCGGATCTTGCCTTGGCCGAGGGGAGGTTTTTCTCCGAAATCGAGCATCATCTCGCCAGCCCTTTTTGCGTGGTCGGATTTAATATCTCGGACGGTCTATTCCCGAGAGGTGACGCGATGGGCAAATACATCCGCATTCGTGGCAAAAAATTCAAAATCGTGGGCATTCTCGAACGAAAGGGAGCCGGATTCATGGGTATGCCTTCCGAAGATGACCAGATTTTCATCCCCTACACCACCGCCAGTCGGGCATACAACCTCACGCCTCGGTCTGTGGAAAAAGTCATCATGATCAAGGCTTCCGACTACGAAGACCTTGAATATGTCGAAAGTGAGATACGAGGAATCGTCAGGGCATCTCGTGGGCTAAAACCAAGGATGGAGGACAATTTCTCCATCAACAAGCAGGAGGCGGTCATGAACTCCATCACCTCATTCTTTTCGATATTTGACCGTGCGGGATGGGTCATCAGCATCTTCTCATTGCTGATCGGGGTATTCAGCATCGCCAATATCATGTACATGTCGGTCCGCGAACGCACCAATGAAATCGGCATTCAGATGGCATTGGGCTCCACTCGGATGTTCATCCTATTCCAATTCATCACGGAATCCATCCTGATCTGTATCATCGGGGGATTGTTGGGGGTTGGACTCGTCATGCTGATTGGCTATGCGATCGAGGGAATTTCCGCGTTTTTTGGAGCTTCTATGAGTGTGCATTTTTCGCAGGAAATCTTCATAATGGGAATCGCACTGTCTTTTGTGACGGGTTTTATCGCCGGAATCCTGCCAGCTTATTCAGCTTCGCGGTTGGATCCCGTGAATGCCATTCGGCTGTCTTAG
- a CDS encoding LodA/GoxA family CTQ-dependent oxidase has translation MENNMVFRVHPTINFARFGTSEEYILSPETSAGLPQDGTDRTGGLPIKPGTEQTTVTSKELRDEAGNLKKQAARFRIYAYEHQWETKYPQGGGVEVTLGALMPDGRAVVDMIWTSHLANKKAAAYNVVNNKGIMAYADNQVPQMRNPEVHGDINSDYRLNRLMIDAGPRTIVASQNQRAKFDSETTPTILNKKGYVESLKEYPVRFPADSNDELFEPNGPLDTLGEMLTDEKGRLLVLPSSGNAVGQYDEYGVPIQMTGDLNNVGWFDSAADGPVSVTIVFDDGSREEAFGAWVVCGDPAYAPQIRNVVSVWDDVYDTFVRKLDLQPDLFQRDLDVPPKEDGAVTGEYNPAYLPNFAQDIQPTFLACALQRWTANLPEMALRAHHAVESISEDDDPNRTIMAALNFLRNPNKDETNIGAPLMPLSLGAAGTSFMTVTKTQYFLLEQWSKRKFSKGNDQKLGPGEYLDMASLSNCLGGRYVPGIEVSYTVRCQDMYIQDWSTTGAGPFRIKHYPLVYENLQKDKPFLTSGWIPLHGMTDGIEPGDLSKFMAIPWQTDYNSCSIHQTAINTDGVNESNGAETTLYWSWPSQRPDAVYLAEEVVNNVLPKQKWSIRGPGTYAVNPASAATFQDPLDAVQEWDKIGIIMQGTNIEMEGKEFSPDLYLEVQGLLTAPGDATDPVAEWPFNANPPKKSKKSRPF, from the coding sequence ATGGAAAATAACATGGTATTCCGGGTGCATCCCACCATCAATTTTGCCCGATTCGGTACGAGCGAGGAATACATCCTTTCCCCCGAAACCAGTGCAGGACTCCCTCAAGATGGCACAGACAGAACTGGAGGCCTTCCCATCAAACCGGGAACCGAGCAGACTACCGTCACCAGCAAGGAATTGCGGGACGAAGCTGGCAACCTCAAGAAGCAGGCGGCGCGTTTTCGGATCTATGCCTACGAACATCAGTGGGAAACCAAGTATCCCCAAGGCGGCGGCGTGGAGGTGACCCTGGGAGCCTTGATGCCGGATGGCCGCGCTGTGGTCGACATGATCTGGACTAGCCACCTCGCCAACAAGAAGGCTGCTGCCTACAACGTCGTCAACAACAAGGGGATCATGGCCTACGCCGACAATCAGGTACCCCAGATGCGCAATCCAGAGGTGCATGGCGATATCAATTCCGATTATCGACTCAATCGCCTCATGATCGATGCAGGCCCCAGAACCATCGTCGCTTCCCAGAATCAACGCGCCAAGTTTGATAGCGAGACGACCCCCACCATTCTGAATAAAAAGGGCTACGTCGAGTCCCTCAAAGAATACCCAGTGAGATTTCCTGCTGACTCCAACGATGAGTTATTCGAACCGAATGGGCCACTCGATACGCTTGGGGAAATGTTGACGGACGAAAAGGGACGATTGCTGGTGCTGCCCAGCTCCGGCAATGCGGTAGGGCAATATGACGAATACGGCGTCCCCATCCAGATGACAGGGGACTTGAACAATGTCGGCTGGTTTGATTCCGCAGCTGACGGGCCTGTTTCGGTGACCATCGTATTTGATGACGGCAGTCGGGAGGAGGCATTCGGTGCTTGGGTGGTGTGTGGCGATCCCGCCTATGCTCCGCAAATCCGCAATGTCGTTTCGGTATGGGACGATGTATACGACACTTTTGTGCGGAAATTGGATTTACAGCCAGACCTCTTTCAGCGGGATCTGGACGTGCCTCCCAAGGAGGATGGAGCAGTCACAGGTGAATACAATCCTGCCTATCTGCCCAATTTCGCCCAAGACATTCAGCCGACCTTCCTCGCATGTGCCTTGCAGCGGTGGACGGCGAATTTGCCCGAAATGGCGCTCAGGGCTCACCATGCAGTAGAATCGATCTCCGAAGATGATGATCCGAATCGCACCATCATGGCTGCCCTGAACTTTCTCCGGAATCCCAACAAGGATGAAACCAACATTGGTGCCCCCCTCATGCCCCTTTCTTTGGGAGCTGCTGGAACCTCGTTCATGACAGTCACCAAAACCCAGTATTTCCTGTTGGAGCAATGGAGCAAGCGCAAGTTCAGCAAGGGCAATGACCAAAAGCTCGGGCCGGGAGAGTATCTGGATATGGCTTCTTTGTCCAATTGTCTGGGGGGGCGATACGTTCCCGGCATCGAGGTCAGCTACACCGTGCGTTGCCAGGACATGTACATTCAAGATTGGAGTACCACCGGCGCAGGCCCATTTCGGATCAAGCACTATCCCCTGGTGTATGAAAATTTGCAAAAGGACAAACCCTTCCTCACGAGTGGCTGGATTCCGCTGCATGGCATGACCGATGGGATCGAACCCGGAGATCTGTCCAAATTCATGGCGATTCCTTGGCAGACGGACTACAATTCCTGCTCCATTCACCAGACAGCCATCAACACCGATGGGGTGAATGAAAGCAATGGGGCAGAGACTACGCTCTACTGGTCTTGGCCCTCCCAACGTCCCGATGCTGTGTATTTGGCAGAAGAAGTTGTGAATAATGTCCTGCCCAAGCAAAAATGGTCCATTCGCGGACCGGGCACTTACGCCGTCAATCCCGCTTCCGCAGCGACTTTCCAAGACCCCTTGGATGCTGTGCAGGAGTGGGACAAGATTGGGATCATCATGCAGGGAACGAATATCGAGATGGAAGGCAAGGAATTCTCTCCAGATCTGTACCTCGAAGTCCAAGGCTTGCTGACCGCTCCCGGTGATGCGACCGATCCCGTTGCAGAATGGCCATTCAACGCCAACCCTCCCAAGAAGTCCAAGAAAAGCCGTCCATTTTGA
- a CDS encoding asparagine synthetase B: MKKILLLCCLIAAFLPLRADYLLVPMDYAQKEHLKAYGLAYWTLSYEVDVEWLLNYRGGSFLFKHTPRFEQEIQVRGISYELLSESKGAQLLAYVTSDDVNMDAVKLEKAPKVAVYSPKNKQPWDDAVTLALTYAEIPYDIVYDPEVLDGKLSDYDWLHLHHEDFTGQYGKFYANYRNVKWYQDEVKAQENTAKMYGYTKVSEMKSAVSKKIKQYCHDGGFLFAMCSATDTYDIALAAENVDICEYMFDGDPADPDAQSKLDYSKTLAFQNFELVKSPFQYEFSNIDANLGRKVPEHMDYFSLFEFSAKWDPVPTMLCQNHTRTVKGFMGQTTSFRKELLKPDVLVMGELKAYNEARYIHGNLGKGMWTYYGGHDPEDYRHFVGEDPTDLALHPSSPGYRLILNNILFPAARKKKRKT; this comes from the coding sequence ATGAAAAAAATCCTCCTCCTCTGCTGCCTGATAGCGGCTTTCCTCCCCCTTCGAGCGGATTATTTGCTGGTCCCCATGGATTATGCCCAGAAGGAACACCTCAAGGCGTACGGGTTGGCATATTGGACCCTGTCCTACGAAGTCGATGTCGAGTGGCTGCTCAACTATCGCGGAGGCAGTTTCCTGTTCAAGCACACCCCGCGATTCGAGCAAGAAATCCAAGTTCGAGGGATTTCCTACGAGCTGCTCTCCGAGTCCAAAGGCGCACAATTGTTGGCCTATGTCACTTCCGATGACGTCAACATGGATGCCGTCAAGCTGGAAAAAGCGCCGAAAGTGGCCGTTTATTCCCCTAAAAACAAACAACCTTGGGACGACGCAGTGACATTGGCTCTTACATACGCCGAAATTCCCTACGATATCGTCTATGATCCCGAGGTGCTGGATGGCAAACTGTCTGATTATGACTGGCTTCACCTGCACCATGAGGATTTCACCGGGCAGTACGGGAAATTCTACGCCAACTACCGAAACGTCAAGTGGTACCAAGACGAGGTAAAAGCACAGGAAAATACAGCCAAAATGTATGGCTACACGAAGGTTTCGGAGATGAAATCGGCCGTTTCGAAGAAAATCAAGCAATACTGCCACGATGGCGGCTTCCTCTTTGCGATGTGCTCCGCTACGGACACCTATGATATCGCTCTGGCTGCCGAAAATGTGGACATTTGCGAGTACATGTTCGACGGTGATCCCGCCGATCCTGACGCTCAATCCAAGCTGGATTATTCCAAGACGTTGGCGTTTCAGAATTTTGAGCTTGTCAAGAGCCCTTTCCAATACGAATTCTCCAACATTGACGCCAATCTGGGCCGCAAGGTGCCAGAGCACATGGATTACTTTTCCCTATTTGAGTTTTCTGCCAAATGGGACCCAGTACCAACAATGCTCTGCCAGAATCACACCCGCACCGTGAAGGGATTCATGGGACAAACCACCTCATTCCGCAAGGAATTGCTCAAACCGGATGTGCTCGTCATGGGCGAACTCAAGGCCTACAATGAAGCGCGATACATCCACGGAAATCTGGGCAAGGGCATGTGGACCTACTATGGCGGGCACGACCCAGAGGACTATCGCCACTTTGTGGGAGAAGATCCTACCGACTTGGCCCTGCATCCCAGTTCGCCCGGTTATCGGCTGATTCTCAATAATATCCTCTTCCCAGCGGCACGCAAGAAGAAGCGCAAGACGTGA
- a CDS encoding SUMF1/EgtB/PvdO family nonheme iron enzyme has translation MESISNQIYEDIAAGKLKQAAKGLAELGLRGESVLFLQRLNHLEESSIRGSIRLEEVYVQRSDISDGIIRALENLMDKKKPLEKPSMATGQNVSPYSDLQLVTRRTFKILNNIGLALITFTRKWLLYTVPFLIGVLFGIQALTTIDIFETIGIRKFINEIPWKKPLVTPAEPNDSSSISMQISAEETNNSILQKKQSNPIREDLPKKEISPSTEPSDSYRYSHRQAPSEENQLSSPAGFKITPSVFTMGSPLGEMKEEANPHDVELSPFLMAPFETTFEEYDAFCQATMRPLPDDEGWGRHKRPVINVSWYDAVAYCNWLSLQHGRMPVYQVNGKKVSFDFTRNGYRLPTESEWEYVAGYGGQRFGNGADTADPAELNFDCSRSNAKPYSLIGQPRNQPVEVGTIGFPNPLGIYDLSGNVYEWCHDRYTSNAYELAGRQDPTGPNYGSKRVIRGGAFDSGPKYLRHFVRASWTPSSSQDNIGFRIVWRP, from the coding sequence ATGGAATCAATATCCAATCAAATTTATGAAGATATAGCCGCCGGAAAACTAAAACAAGCTGCCAAAGGTCTGGCGGAATTGGGGTTACGAGGAGAGTCAGTCCTATTTTTACAACGGCTAAACCATCTGGAAGAATCCTCTATCAGGGGAAGTATTAGACTTGAAGAAGTCTATGTCCAAAGAAGTGATATCAGTGATGGAATTATCCGAGCATTGGAGAATCTAATGGATAAGAAGAAGCCTTTGGAAAAACCTTCAATGGCAACAGGTCAAAACGTTAGTCCTTACTCGGATTTACAGTTAGTCACAAGGCGTACATTCAAAATTTTGAATAACATTGGATTGGCATTGATAACCTTCACTCGTAAGTGGTTGCTGTATACTGTTCCCTTTTTGATAGGTGTTTTATTTGGTATTCAGGCATTAACAACCATTGATATATTTGAAACTATTGGGATCCGAAAATTCATAAATGAAATTCCTTGGAAAAAGCCCCTCGTTACTCCTGCCGAACCCAATGATTCGAGCAGTATTTCAATGCAAATTTCTGCTGAGGAGACAAACAATTCCATTCTACAGAAGAAGCAATCTAATCCGATCCGGGAAGACCTTCCGAAAAAAGAAATATCTCCTTCAACAGAACCTTCTGATAGTTATAGATATTCTCATAGACAAGCGCCTTCAGAGGAGAATCAATTGTCCTCACCAGCAGGATTCAAAATCACTCCCAGTGTTTTCACGATGGGCTCCCCACTTGGAGAAATGAAAGAGGAAGCCAACCCTCATGACGTGGAATTGAGCCCCTTTTTAATGGCTCCATTCGAAACGACTTTTGAGGAATACGATGCATTTTGCCAAGCCACAATGCGCCCTTTGCCAGATGACGAAGGCTGGGGCCGACACAAACGCCCAGTAATCAATGTGAGTTGGTATGACGCTGTTGCATATTGCAATTGGCTGAGTTTGCAACACGGTCGGATGCCAGTCTATCAGGTGAATGGAAAGAAGGTATCTTTCGATTTCACGCGCAACGGATATCGACTTCCCACAGAATCAGAATGGGAGTATGTAGCAGGCTATGGAGGGCAACGATTTGGCAACGGAGCCGACACTGCTGATCCAGCAGAATTAAATTTCGATTGCTCCAGATCAAATGCAAAACCCTATTCTCTGATCGGTCAACCTAGAAATCAACCTGTAGAAGTCGGTACAATCGGGTTCCCTAATCCTTTGGGGATTTACGATCTCAGTGGAAACGTGTATGAGTGGTGCCATGACCGATATACTTCCAATGCTTACGAATTGGCAGGCAGGCAAGACCCAACAGGCCCCAATTACGGCTCCAAGCGAGTGATTCGAGGTGGAGCTTTTGATTCGGGTCCCAAATACCTGCGCCACTTTGTGCGGGCATCCTGGACTCCAAGCAGCTCCCAAGACAACATCGGATTTCGAATTGTATGGAGACCCTAG
- a CDS encoding ferritin-like domain-containing protein, with the protein MKLTSSEWTLDHLKVHLQAAVDLEFWTIPFYMSAMYSIQDRNSEAYQLIRTVVNQEMLHLQCAANIANSFGLSPTFDPPVYEGTTIPHLDFSKDDPEAIKPYLPYTAEIGPLDLEHINAMCLVEIPDYDTGAPVELHSDVDEYGSIGAFYEALRFGASCLKDEIRGGVRQVDYFSAFYRNMPDMKITESREAGFNQIDLLIDLITDQGEGYAKKDPTVPATFQNTADDTEPEDDHFEKFNQIKNAISKPLTFAIKPVSDYSDEDRELAQIQLESFDALRGALQLLFSGENPENFFPLMAGVGAAIRNCWEHGVTPAFSHSHLVGSDSNDVSYGK; encoded by the coding sequence ATGAAACTAACTTCCTCGGAATGGACGCTCGACCACCTGAAGGTGCATCTTCAAGCAGCGGTGGATCTCGAGTTCTGGACCATTCCGTTCTACATGTCCGCGATGTATTCCATCCAGGACCGAAACTCGGAAGCCTACCAATTGATCCGGACTGTGGTCAATCAGGAAATGCTCCATCTCCAATGTGCGGCCAACATTGCCAACTCGTTTGGCCTGTCCCCAACCTTCGATCCGCCAGTGTACGAAGGGACCACGATTCCCCATCTGGACTTTTCCAAGGATGATCCCGAGGCCATCAAGCCCTATTTGCCCTACACGGCAGAGATCGGTCCGCTTGACCTTGAGCACATCAATGCCATGTGTCTGGTTGAAATTCCGGACTACGATACGGGAGCGCCTGTCGAACTTCATAGCGATGTGGATGAATACGGCAGTATCGGCGCATTCTATGAAGCATTGCGTTTCGGAGCTTCTTGCTTGAAGGATGAGATTCGTGGAGGCGTACGCCAAGTAGATTATTTCTCGGCATTCTATCGGAATATGCCCGACATGAAGATCACCGAATCCAGAGAAGCAGGCTTCAATCAGATTGATTTGCTGATCGACTTGATCACCGATCAGGGAGAAGGCTACGCCAAGAAGGACCCCACCGTTCCTGCCACATTCCAAAACACAGCCGACGATACCGAGCCGGAGGACGACCACTTCGAGAAATTCAATCAAATCAAGAACGCCATCTCCAAGCCACTGACCTTTGCGATTAAGCCTGTTTCCGATTATTCGGATGAGGACCGCGAGCTTGCCCAGATCCAGTTGGAAAGCTTCGATGCCTTACGCGGCGCACTGCAACTGTTATTTAGTGGTGAAAACCCTGAGAACTTCTTTCCCCTGATGGCAGGCGTCGGAGCGGCTATCCGCAACTGCTGGGAGCATGGAGTGACCCCCGCATTCAGCCATTCCCATCTTGTCGGTTCAGATTCAAATGATGTCAGCTATGGAAAATAA
- a CDS encoding DUF6175 family protein codes for MKQIFTIIMASCMLVMGAHSSQLFAQGEESATIQPTIMVIPYVKKGEDIRRILEDDICRRVAIAKVKEGFDLRGFTTVDFMARLRAAEIDDAFTGADLNDLKSILVEASNADIYVEVEAFMQTSEQGNSARLVLNAYDAFTSRSLATKTNSSMVSRASDSTLLVENALSRRVKDPNTGRYIQYELVQDMLNIMQEKFTDMVENGRPVKVMFTLKEDAAFDFDSETMNGELFSDEIDFWMEDHAYKANYSDPRISGNRVTIEEVRIPLKTEKGRNYRPSRFAREIYKFIKSVQLEDLMGDEIQIDRDIRGGTLYFSLQ; via the coding sequence ATGAAACAAATATTTACCATCATCATGGCTAGCTGTATGCTGGTCATGGGGGCACATTCCTCTCAACTATTCGCTCAAGGAGAAGAAAGTGCTACAATACAGCCCACTATCATGGTGATTCCCTATGTGAAAAAGGGGGAGGATATCCGGAGGATTCTAGAGGATGATATTTGCAGACGTGTGGCCATTGCTAAAGTGAAAGAGGGATTTGATCTGAGAGGATTCACCACTGTGGATTTTATGGCTCGATTGAGAGCTGCTGAAATTGACGATGCTTTCACAGGAGCAGATCTCAATGACCTGAAATCCATTCTGGTCGAGGCTTCGAATGCAGATATTTACGTAGAGGTCGAAGCATTCATGCAAACCTCTGAACAAGGCAACAGTGCTCGATTGGTATTAAACGCCTACGATGCCTTTACCAGCCGCTCACTAGCCACAAAAACCAATTCTAGCATGGTCAGTCGTGCTTCGGATTCCACATTATTGGTCGAAAACGCTTTGAGTCGAAGGGTGAAAGACCCCAATACTGGGCGATATATTCAGTATGAACTGGTTCAGGATATGCTCAATATCATGCAAGAGAAATTTACGGACATGGTAGAAAACGGACGACCAGTCAAAGTCATGTTTACCCTGAAAGAAGATGCTGCATTTGATTTCGATAGCGAGACCATGAATGGAGAATTGTTCTCGGATGAAATTGACTTTTGGATGGAAGACCATGCATATAAGGCCAATTATAGTGATCCTAGAATTTCAGGCAATCGTGTGACCATCGAGGAAGTCCGCATCCCTCTGAAAACAGAAAAAGGCCGGAACTATCGCCCCTCCCGATTTGCTCGAGAAATCTACAAGTTCATCAAATCGGTACAGTTGGAAGACTTGATGGGAGATGAAATCCAGATCGATCGAGATATCCGTGGAGGAACCCTCTATTTTTCATTGCAATAA